One Rhodothermus sp. genomic region harbors:
- a CDS encoding cupin domain-containing protein, which yields MQITRIYAGPDGRVVFGRWELRLQDVAPYGLLSKRWTAGHIQFLESPPGHAYDWHTVGERQLLVVLEGEVEVMVSGHEPRRFGPGNVVLFETTSGSSHSLRIPGTTVFRALLVTVPDSELLDEVEEAGRASFPASDPPSWTSTAAT from the coding sequence ATGCAGATTACGCGGATTTATGCAGGTCCAGATGGACGGGTTGTTTTTGGCCGGTGGGAGCTAAGACTCCAGGATGTAGCTCCTTACGGATTGCTTTCAAAACGATGGACGGCCGGACATATCCAGTTTCTTGAGTCGCCTCCAGGCCATGCCTATGACTGGCATACGGTAGGCGAGCGACAGCTGTTGGTGGTACTGGAAGGCGAGGTTGAGGTCATGGTGTCAGGACACGAGCCCCGGCGCTTTGGCCCCGGGAACGTCGTCCTTTTTGAGACTACATCCGGAAGCAGCCATTCCTTGCGTATTCCCGGGACAACGGTGTTTCGCGCTTTGCTGGTAACCGTACCGGATAGCGAGCTGCTGGATGAAGTAGAAGAAGCAGGACGGGCGTCGTTTCCGGCCAGTGATCCGCCTTCCTGGACCAGCACGGCTGCGACCTGA